The proteins below are encoded in one region of Streptomyces cyanogenus:
- a CDS encoding ATP-grasp domain-containing protein codes for MERAAARSGVDLRWHSEHWVAELEAYGRRCHVVGYNFPLNDAASALLATDKAATSTLLSDNGVPHVPHRLLRWRPHESVSDMAARLPVPVVLKPLSSSGGRDVCRAETPDRLRSALHALTARYSALTVSPWMPIRHEYRVVVLNGRTELVFEKRCAGPRFGADPTDWDDAVEWRHNLKLGASAIVLDHPEVCGPLGGLARRAMACLGLVFGSVDIVEVDGELAVIEVNSGVCLERFSRQDAVCHAAAQRVYETGVRACFRPR; via the coding sequence ATGGAGCGGGCCGCAGCCCGCAGCGGTGTGGACCTGCGCTGGCACTCGGAGCACTGGGTCGCGGAGTTGGAGGCGTACGGGAGAAGGTGCCATGTCGTCGGCTACAACTTCCCACTCAACGACGCCGCATCGGCGCTCCTGGCCACCGACAAGGCGGCCACCTCGACCTTGCTGTCCGACAACGGCGTCCCCCATGTGCCGCACCGCCTGTTGCGGTGGCGGCCACATGAGTCCGTTTCGGACATGGCGGCCCGGCTGCCGGTGCCCGTCGTCCTCAAGCCGCTGAGTTCGAGCGGCGGTCGTGATGTGTGCCGAGCGGAGACACCGGACCGTCTCCGGTCCGCTCTGCACGCTCTGACCGCACGCTACTCGGCGCTGACCGTCTCTCCTTGGATGCCCATCCGCCATGAGTACCGGGTGGTCGTGCTCAACGGGCGGACGGAACTCGTCTTCGAGAAACGCTGCGCGGGGCCACGGTTCGGAGCCGACCCTACCGACTGGGACGACGCAGTCGAGTGGCGGCACAACCTCAAACTCGGCGCGTCCGCGATCGTGCTGGACCACCCCGAGGTGTGCGGCCCGCTCGGCGGATTGGCGCGGCGGGCGATGGCCTGTCTGGGACTGGTCTTCGGCTCCGTCGACATCGTGGAGGTCGACGGGGAACTCGCTGTGATCGAGGTCAACAGCGGTGTATGTCTGGAGCGGTTCAGCAGACAGGACGCGGTTTGTCACGCGGCTGCGCAACGGGTGTACGAGACCGGCGTCAGGGCCTGTTTCCGCCCTCGGTGA
- a CDS encoding phosphotransferase has product MELIGRGRDADVYALDESRVLRRYRQGGPTELEARLMTHLAACGYPVPKVYEITDTDMVLERLTGPTMLDVLARRPWRVGSLGRTLGGLHDRLHALPAPKWLPQRFATAGDDRVLHLDLHPGNVLLTRRGPVVIDWRNAGAGDPAVDVAMTTVTIGCAEVPGLAARLGRSLLVNSVRKGCRTDPAGRIREVTEAKLADPYLTPAEAAWLRRRASGRTGQPGC; this is encoded by the coding sequence ATGGAGTTGATCGGGCGGGGGCGGGACGCTGACGTGTATGCCCTGGACGAGTCCAGGGTGCTGCGGCGTTATCGGCAAGGAGGACCAACGGAGCTGGAAGCGCGGTTGATGACGCATCTGGCGGCCTGTGGGTATCCCGTGCCGAAGGTGTACGAGATCACCGATACCGACATGGTCCTGGAGCGGCTGACCGGGCCGACGATGCTGGATGTGCTGGCCCGGCGCCCGTGGCGGGTCGGATCCCTCGGCCGGACGTTGGGCGGCCTGCACGACCGGTTGCATGCGTTGCCGGCGCCGAAGTGGCTGCCCCAGCGGTTCGCGACGGCAGGTGACGACCGGGTGTTGCATCTGGACCTGCATCCGGGCAACGTGCTTCTGACCCGGCGGGGCCCCGTGGTGATCGACTGGCGCAACGCGGGCGCTGGTGATCCCGCTGTGGATGTGGCGATGACCACGGTGACCATCGGCTGCGCGGAGGTCCCCGGACTGGCCGCCCGCCTGGGGCGGAGTCTGCTGGTGAACAGCGTGCGCAAGGGCTGCCGGACCGATCCTGCGGGACGTATCCGGGAAGTGACCGAAGCCAAGCTGGCCGACCCATACCTTACGCCTGCGGAGGCGGCATGGCTGCGGCGTCGTGCCAGCGGCCGGACCGGGCAGCCGGGCTGCTGA
- a CDS encoding response regulator transcription factor, with translation MINRQLRVVLAEDSVVLRDGMVELLAARGCEVVATAGTAPELLAAVVRHRPQVAVVDIRMPPTHTDEGIHAAVEIRQKVPEVGILVFSQHVEATWASRLLADGASGIGYLLKERVARTSEFVDALHRVADGGTALDPEVVNQLMRTGQRSRVDSLTPRERKVLELMAQGHSNRSIAALLVVSERAVEKHVAAVFTKFGLRATDADNRRVKAVLTYLAENGS, from the coding sequence GTGATCAACAGACAGCTGCGCGTGGTACTGGCCGAGGACTCCGTCGTTCTCCGGGACGGGATGGTCGAGTTGCTCGCCGCCCGCGGATGCGAGGTGGTGGCCACCGCGGGGACGGCGCCCGAGCTGCTCGCCGCGGTGGTCCGGCACCGGCCCCAGGTGGCCGTGGTGGACATCCGGATGCCGCCCACACACACCGACGAGGGCATCCACGCCGCCGTTGAGATCCGGCAGAAGGTGCCCGAGGTCGGCATCCTGGTCTTCTCGCAGCACGTGGAGGCCACCTGGGCGTCCAGGCTGCTGGCGGACGGCGCGTCGGGCATCGGATATCTGCTGAAGGAACGCGTCGCCCGCACCTCCGAGTTCGTGGACGCGTTGCACCGGGTCGCCGACGGAGGTACCGCACTCGACCCGGAGGTGGTCAACCAGCTGATGCGTACTGGTCAGCGCAGCCGAGTGGACTCTCTGACGCCGCGGGAACGCAAAGTGTTGGAGCTGATGGCGCAGGGCCACTCCAACCGTTCCATCGCCGCGCTGCTGGTGGTGTCCGAGCGGGCGGTGGAGAAACACGTCGCCGCCGTCTTCACCAAGTTCGGCCTCCGGGCGACGGACGCCGACAACCGGCGGGTGAAGGCCGTCCTGACCTACCTTGCCGAGAACGGGAGTTGA